The DNA region ACGATGTCTTCTACATACTCCACTATCGTATTACGGATGGTGTTATACAAGAAGATGCGTCCTGGTGACGCATCTGGTAGCTGGTTATCATGAACAACAATAGTGTTGCCTTTCGATGTTCTTAATTCACCAAACCAAAGTTGTTTTTTTGCAGTGTTATACATATATGCTAACGCCCTTAAATCAACACATATTCTAAAAATAATGCAGGATTATTGAAGATAATAGCTTCATACCGCACCACGATATCTGTTCTGTATTTCTGTGAGTATTTAAACAGAATATTTCTGAGAATCAATGCCTAAAATGATGAAATTTTGCGAAAATGCATAAAAATGTCTGTTGTGAGCACTTTTTAACGATTCCGTGTCATTTGTTTTACAAAATAATGTCCTAACAACAGTCATTGACCATCTTTAACCAATGACTGTGTGATAACGACTATCTCATCAAGACGTTATCTTCAAGACTCTGTCATCAAGACTCTAGCTTAAAAAAAACAAGCTTCAAGTTTTTTATCAAAATATATCGCGATTAGCATCTGGGTGTTAACCAAGATAGAAACAACCATCCATCATTTAGGCTTGCAGATCCAATACAATCTTGCCTTTATGTTGTCCCGACTCCATTCGCTTATGTGCTTCAACCACCTGCGAAAAAGCAAATACGCTATCAACAGGGATACTCATTTCACCACTATTGAGTAATGGCCAAACATACTCCGCTAAGCCATAAGCAATTTGGGCTTTACTGTCCACACTTTGTGGTCGTAGGGTTGAACCAGTCCAAATAACCCGTTTGGCCATAATTCGGAAAATATCCACAGTGGCTTGGGGACCTCGAGCCGTAGAAACCGACACCATGCGTCCATCTGTGGCAATGGCTTTGAGGTTTTCATTAATAAAGTCGCCACCTGCGATATCCATAATGACGTTAACACCTAAGCCATTTGTCGCGGCTAAGATTGGTTCAACAAAGTGCTGCTCATTATAGTTAATCGCTACGATAGCACCTTGGTCAAGACAGTATTGGCATTTCTCTGCAGTGCCAGAGGTTGCTAATACCGTTGCACCTAAACGACTCGCCATTTGAATAGCGGTAGTGCCAATGCCACCAGACCCCCCATGAATAAGGACAGTCTCACCTTCTTTAAGTCCGCCACGAATAAATAAGTTACCCCAGACAGTAAAAAAGGTTTCAGGAAGAGCGGCAGCTTGAACATAACTGTAGCCAGAAGGGATAGGTAAGCAATGAGCTGCGTAAGTGTTTACTAACTCGCCATAGCCGCCACCTGGCACTAAAGCGCAGACTTTGTCGCCAACTTGCCATTGAGTAACATCATCTGCCACATCAACAATCTCACCCGCTACTTCTAAACCAAGGATCGGACTGGCGTCTGCCGGCGGTGGATAAGCCCCTGCACGCTGTTTAATATCTGGACCATTAACGCCTGCGGCATAGACCTTAATCGTCACTTGACCCGCGGTTGGTGTCGCAAGGGTTGATTGTGTCATGGTCATAGCATTCGGTTCACCGGGTTGCTCAACAACCACATGGGTAAATTGTCTATTTAATGTTGCCATAAAATATTATCTCGGTTAATTGTTAAAGGTAAGATCCTAGCGTTAACGTTCTGTTGGTTTTTCGCAATATTCATTCACAATATTGACCAGTTTGTTAGCAAAGCCTAAAGTAGAGCATTTTTTAACCTAAAAAGGTTGCCTATACATTTTAAACAATTACTATACCCGCCCGTTCAAAACATGGAGCAAAATACTTGCTAAAGTACCTGTTGGTTTTACTGTCTATTTTCAGTATTCAAGCCCATGCTACGCCTATCCGTATCGCCTCAGATATTTGGTGTCCATACATCTGCGAAAATCAAACTGGCTACGTTGTAGAGCTCACTCGTCGAGCCTTTGAAATTCAAGGTCAATCAGTTGAATTCCAAACAATTCCTTATAAACGCGCCCTAGTTGAACTACAAAAAAACAACATTGATGCTGTATTAGCATTGACGCCCCACACCATTACCGAAAATCAGTTGATAAATGCTGATGTGATTGTGGGCTATAAAAGCACCGACTTTTATACCCTTGTTGGTAGTAATGAAACATTCGGGAAAATTACCGACCTCAATCAATCTCAACAAATTGCAGTCGTAAGCGGTTATAGTTATGGCGTAGAACTAGATGCTTGGTTTAATGCTCATACTAATACTTATTTTGCTACAGGTCGCGATCCATTAGCAATGAACATTATACGTCTAGTAAAAGGTCGCCATTCGGTAATTGTCGGCAACAAAAATGTCATTGAGTACACCACAAGTCAATTAAACTTAAGTCAGCAACTTCGCTATGCGGGCACCATGGGTAAACAGGTCCCCTTATATGTTGGTTTTAATCAGCAAAATAAGGCCGGTTCAATCACCTTTACTAATGGCATCAACATGCTAAAAGCCAATGGTGAATATCAAAAAATAATCTCGAAATACAAAGTATTACCCGATGCAACCTCTGACAAAGCTAGCCACAGTAATCTGCAAAAATTTCTGCCCATCTTTAATTAATCTTGCTTGCTGTTGTTATGCCATACGGAATTGACAGCAAGGTGTAAAACTTCGTAACACTCTTCTCACTGCATAACCTTAGCAAGTTAGTTACACTGCTCTAAAAAAGATAACAATCATCATTTTGGGTTTATTGGCATCGGTTTTCTGCTGTCAAAGGAGTGTTTATGCGCGCGTATCGTCAACTGCTGTTATTGGTATTAACCAGTTCAGTTATCTTTTCAAGTTTGGCTTCAGAAATAGTGCAAAGTAAAGGCCATTTCGACGACAAGTTTCGTCAACTTGAAGAAAGTCTGCCCACCCCAAATGATTACCGTAATGCCGCTGGCGAGCCGGGTAAAGATTATTGGCAACAACAAGTGGATTATCAAATCAAGGTCACTCTTGATGAACAACAACGCAGTATAAGTGGCGAACAAGTGATTACTTATCACAATAACTCACCTTACACGCTTAAATATTTGTGGTTGCAACTAGAACAAAATCGCTTTAAGTCAGACTCAATAGCTGAACGAAGCGCTACCTTTACAGGTGTAGATGATAGTGTTAATGCCAGTAATACATATGGTGATAACGCCTTTGCTAAAATAGATTTACACACCCTACGTCGTCAACAATTTTTAGCCGATAATGAAATGGGCTATCGCATCAATGGCGTGACAGACACAAGTAACAAGCCATTAAAATACACCATAGTGGGTGCGCAAATGCGGGTTGATTTACCGCAACCACTAAAAGCCAAAAACACCACTAAATTAAAAATTAGCTACGCGTACAATATTTTAGAAGAAGATGCTGTAGGCGCGCGTTCAGGTTATGAGCATTTCCCTGATGACGAACGTGAAGACGGCAATGACATATTCTTATTGGCGCAGTGGTTTCCTCGTGTTGCTAGTTATTCCGACTACGAAGCTTGGCACAACAAAGAGTTTTTAGGCAGTGGTGAGTTTACCTTAGAGTTTGGTAATTACGATGTCAGCATGACAGTACCCAGTGACCATATCGTCACCGCCACTGGCGTTTTGCAAAACAGCAAAAAAGTGCTTTCATCTCAACAACTACAGCGTTTAGATAAGGCTAAAACAGCCGACAAACCAGTATTTATTGTCTCGGCAGACGAAGCGCTAGCCAATGAATCCAGTACCGAAAAAGGTACTAAAACGTGGCATTTTAAAGCCGAAAATGTGCGCGACTTTGCTTGGGCATCATCACGAAAATTTATTTGGGACGCGCAAGGCTATCAGCAAGGTGGTAGTAATCCGCAAGTAATGGCGATGTCCTTCTACCCTAAAGAAGGCGGCGAACTGTGGCAACGTTATTCAACCGCATCCATAATCCACACGTTAAAGGTCTATTCACGCTTTACCTTTGACTATCCTTACCCTACGGCCAATAGCGTCAATGGCCCAGTAGGCGGCATGGAATACCCAATGATTAGCTTTAATGGTCCGCGCACTATTTGGCATGACGATGAAAGCCGCACGTATACCTTGTCTGAAAAACAATTCTTAATCGGCGTGGTGATCCATGAAGTGGGCCATAATTATTTCCCGATGATTGTAAACTCAGACGAGCGCCAATGGACCTGGATGGACGAAGGCTTAAACAGCTTTTTAGACGGCATAGCAACCCGCGAATGGGACCCTAACCTATCGTGGGGACGTGAGCCTAGTGACGTACTTGAGTACATGAAGTCTAACGTACAAGTGCCTGTGATGACCCAGTCAGACAGTGTATTACAGCTTGGGCCAAATGCTTATATTAAGCCTGCGGTGGCATTAAACATTTTACGCGAAGTGGTTTTAGGCCGTGAGCTATTTGATTTTGCCTTTCAAGAATACAGCCGCCGCTGGATGAATAAGCGTCCAACACCAAGCGACTTTTTCCGCACCATGGAAGAAGCCTCAGGAGTCGACTTAGATTGGTTTTTCCGTGGCTGGTTTTACACCACAGATCATGTGGATATTTCACTCGACCGTATATACAAATTACGTTTAGACACGAATAATCCTGATATTGATTTTGAACGCCGTCGTCAGGCATACCAAGAAAAACCGATGCCATTGTCT from Shewanella polaris includes:
- a CDS encoding NAD(P)H-quinone oxidoreductase is translated as MATLNRQFTHVVVEQPGEPNAMTMTQSTLATPTAGQVTIKVYAAGVNGPDIKQRAGAYPPPADASPILGLEVAGEIVDVADDVTQWQVGDKVCALVPGGGYGELVNTYAAHCLPIPSGYSYVQAAALPETFFTVWGNLFIRGGLKEGETVLIHGGSGGIGTTAIQMASRLGATVLATSGTAEKCQYCLDQGAIVAINYNEQHFVEPILAATNGLGVNVIMDIAGGDFINENLKAIATDGRMVSVSTARGPQATVDIFRIMAKRVIWTGSTLRPQSVDSKAQIAYGLAEYVWPLLNSGEMSIPVDSVFAFSQVVEAHKRMESGQHKGKIVLDLQA
- a CDS encoding substrate-binding periplasmic protein, coding for MLKYLLVLLSIFSIQAHATPIRIASDIWCPYICENQTGYVVELTRRAFEIQGQSVEFQTIPYKRALVELQKNNIDAVLALTPHTITENQLINADVIVGYKSTDFYTLVGSNETFGKITDLNQSQQIAVVSGYSYGVELDAWFNAHTNTYFATGRDPLAMNIIRLVKGRHSVIVGNKNVIEYTTSQLNLSQQLRYAGTMGKQVPLYVGFNQQNKAGSITFTNGINMLKANGEYQKIISKYKVLPDATSDKASHSNLQKFLPIFN
- a CDS encoding M1 family metallopeptidase, producing the protein MRAYRQLLLLVLTSSVIFSSLASEIVQSKGHFDDKFRQLEESLPTPNDYRNAAGEPGKDYWQQQVDYQIKVTLDEQQRSISGEQVITYHNNSPYTLKYLWLQLEQNRFKSDSIAERSATFTGVDDSVNASNTYGDNAFAKIDLHTLRRQQFLADNEMGYRINGVTDTSNKPLKYTIVGAQMRVDLPQPLKAKNTTKLKISYAYNILEEDAVGARSGYEHFPDDEREDGNDIFLLAQWFPRVASYSDYEAWHNKEFLGSGEFTLEFGNYDVSMTVPSDHIVTATGVLQNSKKVLSSQQLQRLDKAKTADKPVFIVSADEALANESSTEKGTKTWHFKAENVRDFAWASSRKFIWDAQGYQQGGSNPQVMAMSFYPKEGGELWQRYSTASIIHTLKVYSRFTFDYPYPTANSVNGPVGGMEYPMISFNGPRTIWHDDESRTYTLSEKQFLIGVVIHEVGHNYFPMIVNSDERQWTWMDEGLNSFLDGIATREWDPNLSWGREPSDVLEYMKSNVQVPVMTQSDSVLQLGPNAYIKPAVALNILREVVLGRELFDFAFQEYSRRWMNKRPTPSDFFRTMEEASGVDLDWFFRGWFYTTDHVDISLDRIYKLRLDTNNPDIDFERRRQAYQEKPMPLSVKHNQQSGQKTWVELNADNTDYHDQHDQFSVTNKQRNKYNKKHAELDPWEQQALARALKEDKNYYVFNFSNLGGLVMPILLDLTFENGDTESMMIPAEIWRRSPFEVNKLIVTDKDKILVSAVVDRRGETADVDIENNYYPRQIIPSRIEAFKEEERKGNKYRDIMHDNKEALKDPDIKVKKK